The genomic window TTGATGGTGGCGGGAATCCTGTCGATGGCGTTCATGGGCTTTGCGGGACTCGGCACGAGTTAGCGATGTTGCAGCACCTGCTCATAGGCATAGGCGGCGTCGTGGCCTTGGCGGTGGCGTGGGTCTTCGTGCAGGAATGGGTACGCCGCGAAACGCCGGGGACGGCTCCGGACTGCGACATGCTGCAGCATTTGGCGCATCATTGTCACGGGTGCGCCCATGAGGGCGAATGCGCGGCGCATGATGCAGGTCCCGACGGTTGCGCTGGAAACGCGTAGCCAGTTCTCTCTGACCTCTCCCCTACCTTCCTGTCTAATGTCTCGCCGTAGATAACGCGCAGCAAGTTGTTTATTCTTTTGCTTTCACAACAACGAAGGGGGATTCACATGATCATCGATACTCTTACTCGAGGCGAGTTGTATTTTGGCCTTGGGCCACGGTTTAAAGCGGCATTCGAGTATCTATTGAAGACGGATTTGGCAACGCTCGCGGATGGCAAGTATGAGCTGGAGGGAGACAAGCTGCGTGCCATCGCGATGCGCTATGAAAGCCGTTTGCACGAGAACGGCGAATGGGAAGCGCATCGGAAGTATGCGGATCTGCAGTACATCGTGGAAGGGGCGGAGCTTATTGGCGTCGCGGTGAAGGGTCGGCTTCGCGAGGAACCGTATGACGAGGCAAGTGATTGCTTGGTGCTTACGGGCGATTGCGACGATTTTGTTACGGTGCGCGCGGGGGATTTTGCGATTTTCTGGCCGGGTGAGGCGCACAAGCCGTGCTTGGCGGTGGACGCGCCGGCGCCGGTGCGCAAGGTGGTGCTGAAGATCGCGTGCGAATAGAAGAAGGTTTTCACCACCAAGGCACCAAGACACCAAGAAGAGAAAAGCACGACGTGCGCGTTAATCACGCGATCTCATCAGGCACACCACCATTGGAAATCTGTAATACAATTACCAATACTCCATGTAGCTCTTCAGATCCGCATTTCGTAAAACCTCCAAGGCCTTGCGGCTTGGATCCTTAGAAGTGAGTTCTCTTTCCTCTCTTCTTGGTGTCTTTGTGACTTGGTGGTGATAAAGGAGTTCTCTTCCAATGGAGCCGATACCGCGCGAGGTGGATGAGGTCGCCAAGCAGGTAGTGGACGCGGCGTTCGCGGTTCATCAGGCGTTGGGTCCGGGGTTGCTGGAGAGTGTGTACGAGGCATGCTTGGCGCATGAGTTGCGCAAGCGGGGATTGAACGTCGAAACGCAGGTCGTGTTGCCGGTCGTATATGACGGAGTCGAGTTGGAGGCGGGGTTGCGGCTCGATTTGCTGGTGAATGGATGCGTCGTTGTGGAATTGAAAGCGGTGGACCATCTTTTAGATGTTCACAGGGCGCAGGTGATGACGTATTTGAAGTTGACGGGGCATCGGCTGGGATTGCTCATCAACTTCAATGTGCCCCTGATCAAGGACGGCGTAAAACGAATGGCGCTGTAAGAAGTGATTTTCACCACCAAGGCACCAAGACACCAAGAAGAGAAGAGGAAGGAACACACTCCGAGCTTTACGCAGATCGCACGTGAACATCGCGCTGGAGCTCAAAGCTGAAGTCCAGAAAAGGAATCCTTGATTGTAATACAGTTTCAGAATACTGTTTTTATGATTACCATCAAATAGGTTGGGAGTCCCGCGTTTTGTACTCTTCTTCTTGGTGCCTTGGTGACTTAGTGGTGATAAAGGAGTTCTCTTCCAATGGAGCCGATACCGCGCGAGGTGGATGAGGTCGCCAAGCAGGTTGTGGACGCGGCGTTCGCGGTTCATCAGGCGTTGGGTCCGGGGTTGCTGGAGAGTGTGTACGAGGCATGTTTAGCGCATGAGTTGCGCAAGCGGGGATTGAACGTCGAAACGCAGGTCGTGTTGCCGGTCGTATATGACGGAGTCGAGTTGGAGGCGGGGTTGCGGCTCGATTTGCTGGTGAATGGATGCGTCGTTGTGGAATTGAAAGCGGTGGACCATCTTTTAGATGTTCACAGGGCGCAGGTGATGACGTATTTGAAGTTGACGGGGCATCGGCTGGGATTGCTCATCAACTTCAATGTGCCCCTGATCAAGGACGGCGTAAAACGAATAGCGCTGTAAGAAGAGATTTTCACCACCAAGTCACCAAGACACCAAGAAGAGAAGAACACCCGATAAAGAGGATTGTTACAGTCGGCCGGGTGGGCACAAGTATTCCGAGTGGGCGATTGGGCTGAGTAAAGTGCCTGGGACACGGTGGCCAACTCTGTAACCTTGTTACTTAATGATGGGATCACTATCCGCGCCGCTCACGGTCACTGACGATTCCTGTGCAGCGTCTTCTTGGCGTCGTTGTGGTGAAAAAGTAGTGTATGAAGCGCCGGCGAAGACCAAATCAAGTTGACGGGACATCGCGCGGTTGGGAAATTTTAAATCTCAAAATTTAGACTTCAAATTTGCCAATTGAATCTGGGGCGTATTCACTTCATGGATCGGTAAATCGCTTCATTTCAGACCTGTCATTTCGTAGATGCGCACTTCCAGCGGGGCAAGCGCGACGTCAAACGTTTGCGTGGTGCCGGTGACGTTTTCGCCGGTGGTGCGCACGACTAGAGTGTTGGGTGGTTTGGGGAGCTTGAACTGCGTCGTAGCGGGCTTCTCGGTTGCGTTGACGACGATCAAAGTCGTTGTGTCGCCGAGTTGTTGTGCGCGCCAGCAGATATCTTCGTTGGGTGCGGTCTCGATACGCGGCGCGGGCTCGACGGACAGCAGGACCGGAATCATATCCCTAATCTCGGCGGCGATAGCCTTCACCTTGGGCCAGTGCTCTTCGAACGGGGTGGTCTTGTCGCGGCGAATGTCGAACCAACTGTAGAAGATGAGTCCGTTTGCGCCTTCGGCAATGCATTGCCAGGCCATCGAACGCATTTCGTCGAACGTGGGCATGCGGTCTTCGGGTTTGGGTGTTTCCGACTTGGAGTAATTGGCCCAACTGAAAACTTGTGGCACTTGCCACACGGGGCGCGCGTAGCATGATCCTTTGCGGGTGGCACGGGTATATTCGGCGGCGCGGGAAGCGGAAATGCGCGCGATGGGATAGGGGTCGGTGCCGATCACATCGAAGGTCGGCATGTAATCTCGAATCTGGTCGAATTGGAACAGCACGGCGTACGTTGGGTGATCGGGATCGAGGGAGCGGATGTACTCGTTGTGCGCGACGAGGCGATCTTTGTATTCGAGCGAGAGTTCGTCGTTGATGTACCAGGCAAGAACGGCTGGATGGTTCTTGTAGGCGTCCACCTTCGCCTTTATCGAGGGGAACTCGTCGTCCACGCTCTTGATGTCCGAGGGGCAGTAGGTCGCGCCGAAGTAGGTGTCTTTAACGGTATAGATGACTTTCAAGTTCTTCGCGTGTGCGAGGTCGAGTTGCGCTTGATCGGGTTGAGCGTAGGGCAATAGACAGTTGAAAGGACTGTCGGCGTATATGTCGAGTTGTTCGGCGTCGATGCCGCCCCAGTACATGCCCAGCGGAAAGAATGGCTGGCCGTTAACGATAAGACGATTGTATTCGTCGATGGTGCAAACGCGTTGAGAAGAGCCTGTCAGGCGCGTAAGCGCGAGCGATTCTTCATCGAGGCACTCCCCGGTCGCTTTGCTGTACAGACTCGCGGTGACGTGGTGAAGACCTTCCTTGAACGAAGCCTTTGGTATCGAGATTTCGAGGCTGTTTGAGGTGGGATTGGCATTTCCGGAGGCGGCCTCTTCCCCACTCGCGTCGCACGTGGCGCGCCACCGAAGCTCTACGTCCTTGGGAAGCAGACCGTAGTCGGAGAGATTGAAGAACGCGCTGAAGCGTGCATCCGCGAGACCGGCATCGGTCAGTTCGCCACGGTAGTTGGGATAGAGCATGACAACCGAAAGCGGGCGTTCACGCACTTCGCGCACGCTGATATCGTCCCACCAGGCCGTGCCTTTCATATCCTTGCGAAGATAACAGTTGATGGAAATGCCGGTGGCATCTTCGGAAATGCGAGGACTGATCGCGGTCACTTGCGTCCAGTCTGTGTCGCCTTTGCGTCCATCAGGATAGAAGCCCCCGAGGTATTTGCCGTTCTTGCCGTGCCATTCGAGGCAGACTGTGGCGCCGCTGTCATCGCCGTCCACGCCTTGGGTCTTCACCCAGAAGGAGAGTTCGTACATCTTGCCGGGTTTCAGTGGAATGCCTCGACTGCAGAGAAGATACCGGTCCGCGTTGTCATTGACGTATTTGAGTGACGCGCCGCCGGAGTGAAACGTAGCGGTATCGCGGGTATAGACGTCGCTTGCGGCTCCCCAACCGGTGGGTGCGCCGTTGGCGTCGGCGTCTTCGAAGCCGGGGTTGGCGGCTAGGTTGTCGCCGACGACTTCGAAGTCGGGAGTCGCGGCAGCAGACAGGATGAGCGCGAATGAGACGACAAAAGGCAACATGAGAATCCCCCCCCGGTAGTCAACGACAGGGAGAGTATGACGGATGGGCGAGGTGAAACGCGACTTGGGACCGGAATTCGACCACGAATCAGACGAATTACACGAATAGAAGGAGCAATCAAGAGCGAAGACGACTGCCGTGGAAGGCGAACGCTATAGGAATGCCGTCATGTGTTTGCGCGGTGACTATTCGATTTCAATTCCTTGGATGATCGCATCGTTTGCGCCGGTGGCGGTGATGCGGATGGTGATATTGCCGTTGCTGTCGGGAGTAATGGCTTGCGTGCGGATGTCGGCGGCCATGCCGATTTGCCCCGCGGCTTGAGCGGGGTCCCAGTTGTCGCGAATAGGAAATCCGTTGACTTCGATGGACATCGGGCGCTGGCCGGTTTCGGTGAGCCATAGCTCGGCGAATTTGAGGTGGACGCTGTACACGCCGGGCGGCGCGGGCACGGTGTAGACGAGTGTCTTCCCTGTGCGCGCGCTTTGGTAGAGGGTTTGATCGTACAGCGTGGGCGATGCCTGCGCTACGGGCGCATCGGAATGGAGCGATGCGCTTTCGCTTGGGTCTGCGGACCAGATGTAGCTGTTCCAGTCGATGAAGGGAACCGTGGACCCGCAGTTGATGCGGACCGTGGGATTCGTCTCAGGGAGTATTTCGATGGCATGTACGAGGGCTTCTCCGGTTTCCTGAGAGGGCTCGAAACCACCGGTAAATCGCAGCACAAGCTGTCCGTCCGCGTTTGGCGCGAGGTTACGAAAAACGCGGTCGCAGGCTCGGCCAGGTCCTTTTGCGGCATGACACACGTCGAAGTTTTCGAGCAGCACGCGGCCGTTGATATGTACGTTAATGGGCCGTTGAAACGACCAATCGAATTGGGTTTCGGCGAGTTTGATACGCGCGGTGTATAGACCGGGCTTCACGGGTATCGCGTAGGAGAAGTCGATTCCCTGTCTCCCGGACTGATAGAGCGGATAGTCGCCGGTCGCGGGCAACGTGCCTTGAATCGCGCGAACACTGGAGACCGCATCGCCGCCGGTAAAGTATTTGTCTTCGGACCAGACGTTGCCGGTCGTGTCGGTATACGACTGAGAAGTACCGCAACGAATGCGCACGACACTGGAGTCGCGAGGAGATTCCGAGGCGAGGTACGTGATGCGTGGCATCCACGCAACGATGTCGGTGTCAGGCGACGTGCCGTGATCGAGGACGAAGCGCAACGTGTCGCCAGCGGCGACATCAAACGACAGGTCGTGCGATGCGCCGGTAAGGTTGTTTACAGGGACTTGCGCCCAGTCTTCCTGAGGCCACACACGAGTTACGTTGTGGAGGATGTGGACGCGCAGGCTCTCCCCCATGCTTTGTCGGTAAATTTCGCGCATTGCGCGGCCCACGACGCGAATCGTCCCGGACTTTGGAGCGGTCCAGGTGCGCACACATGCGACCGAGGGAGAGGCTTGTTGCCAGCCACGGCCAACGCGGGCATTGTCGGGCCCTTCCCAGTAGCCTTCCACGCCGCCGGGCTGGTTGGGTGTTCCGCCGAAGTCGCCGGCGGGACTCTTCGCGGGCGCAACGAACGTCATGGGAGCGAACGAGATGCCGTCGGTGGAAGTTTCCGCGCTCCAACCGTCGCGGCCTGCCTCGGCGAAGTGCCCGCCCAGCGCGGCGAAGGTGTCTTCGCCTCCTGGCAAGGGTTGCGCAGAGGTCCAGTCACTGAGGTTGCCATCGCCGTCAACGGTACGCACCGAGTAGGCTGCACCGGAGTCCCAGCCGGGGCTGTGATCGAAGTAATATGTGCCGACACTTGCTTTGCCGATGACCGTATCGCCGCGTTGGACGAGGTAATAACTGATCCAATTGTCGTCGATGCCGGGCGACCAGTGGATGCCGATGCCGCTGTGTCCGATGTTGGTTTCACGGCGGAAGTAGGCCTGTCCGGGCGCGGCGGGCGGCGTGTGATCGCTGCCTGAACCGGGCCTATTGGGCAAGCCGAGGTAGACGAGCTCGCCGGGAGTGGGTTCCTTTAATGCGATACCGGATGCCATTAGGTCCGCGCCGGTACTCAAGAAGGATTGCCGCTTCGATTCGAATCCGACTGCGTATTCGCGGTCAGGTTGAAGACCGACCGGATAGAACGTCGCGCCGGGCTTTGGAGTGTGCTTCAGAATGACGCACGATTTTGTCTTATCATGGTTCAGGCGTTGGTCGTAGTAGAAGTCCTCATCGCCTTCAACGCGCGGGTGCATCATGTAGGACCATCGGCCCGCGACGCCTTGGCTTCGCAGATAACGGTAGATTTCCATCATGCGGCGAATGGCTTCGTGGTCGGGTTCGTCGGCTCGGGCATACCAACCGGGAACGAAAGAGAGCTGGCCCAGCATGATTTCCGGGTTGTACTTCGCGCCTTGCGTGAGGACATCAATCAGATCGAGCCATTTGTCGGGTGGTTCAAGATAGGAGAGGTAGTGAGTGGTCTGAGGACCGCGCCCCATGTCGGAGAGATAATTCACGTCCGCAAACCGCTGGATCTCAAATTGATGGGCGTATCGGCTGCCGCCGTCGCAAGTATGGAACGAACAGCCAGGATTCACGGTGAGGAAACGTTCGACGCGTTGACGGAAAGCCTGTTCTTCCGCAAGCCCGAGTCTACCGACACCATCCGTGCGCCATTGAAAGTCGCCCCATGAACCGGCTTTGGTGTCCATGATGCCGCCAGCAGGACGGCCCGCGGTCCATACAAGCCACTTCATGTTCATCTTGTCGAGATAGCGGAGTGTCTCCGCGAAGTCGGGTCCCTCAAAGGTTGGCGAGAACACAACCGCGTAGGAATCGGGGATGGGCCAACTGGGGTATTTTGACCAGCCGGCATCGTCCCAGAGCATCTCGATGCCCAGCGTCCGCATGAGGTCGGCGTCCATGTCGAGACCGGCAAGACGGGCGGTAAATTGTTCTTGCAG from Candidatus Hydrogenedentota bacterium includes these protein-coding regions:
- a CDS encoding YhcH/YjgK/YiaL family protein; protein product: MIIDTLTRGELYFGLGPRFKAAFEYLLKTDLATLADGKYELEGDKLRAIAMRYESRLHENGEWEAHRKYADLQYIVEGAELIGVAVKGRLREEPYDEASDCLVLTGDCDDFVTVRAGDFAIFWPGEAHKPCLAVDAPAPVRKVVLKIACE
- a CDS encoding GxxExxY protein; amino-acid sequence: MEPIPREVDEVAKQVVDAAFAVHQALGPGLLESVYEACLAHELRKRGLNVETQVVLPVVYDGVELEAGLRLDLLVNGCVVVELKAVDHLLDVHRAQVMTYLKLTGHRLGLLINFNVPLIKDGVKRIAL
- a CDS encoding GxxExxY protein; the protein is MEPIPREVDEVAKQVVDAAFAVHQALGPGLLESVYEACLAHELRKRGLNVETQVVLPVVYDGVELEAGLRLDLLVNGCVVVELKAVDHLLDVHRAQVMTYLKLTGHRLGLLINFNVPLIKDGVKRMAL
- a CDS encoding malectin is translated as LIGFGAVTRLDDRGALIEWPSTLDYGDGSPCLASTDDPTFPQGPVWFAYLASPERGDMELMDEVVQPDPSNPEKVRVPVGFRAPFECPSIGATRFHLMNGYELVRVWKAPKDGTVTVRGVARHASGTDPATVRIARIHHEPVRSLSSRSESASWTLLSGTVSEATVGGRPAVQLELALSQDALRAFLHVQAHPGTSVMRQWVELENASSSSFTLNAPSPFTFTYNDPQSSPLTHHTLCGGTSRPNQGQLESAEVGETYHRTVLGEKTDNYVPWTALVRNSAPNDGLFIALDHLGTWTLTVDRAGSDAALSAGLPAWTGLTLSPNQKLTMPLATFGVFNGDLDDMGRRVYDWQYEYLWDYTNPDYYAKTKWAVAWFFCSRNLQEQFTARLAGLDMDADLMRTLGIEMLWDDAGWSKYPSWPIPDSYAVVFSPTFEGPDFAETLRYLDKMNMKWLVWTAGRPAGGIMDTKAGSWGDFQWRTDGVGRLGLAEEQAFRQRVERFLTVNPGCSFHTCDGGSRYAHQFEIQRFADVNYLSDMGRGPQTTHYLSYLEPPDKWLDLIDVLTQGAKYNPEIMLGQLSFVPGWYARADEPDHEAIRRMMEIYRYLRSQGVAGRWSYMMHPRVEGDEDFYYDQRLNHDKTKSCVILKHTPKPGATFYPVGLQPDREYAVGFESKRQSFLSTGADLMASGIALKEPTPGELVYLGLPNRPGSGSDHTPPAAPGQAYFRRETNIGHSGIGIHWSPGIDDNWISYYLVQRGDTVIGKASVGTYYFDHSPGWDSGAAYSVRTVDGDGNLSDWTSAQPLPGGEDTFAALGGHFAEAGRDGWSAETSTDGISFAPMTFVAPAKSPAGDFGGTPNQPGGVEGYWEGPDNARVGRGWQQASPSVACVRTWTAPKSGTIRVVGRAMREIYRQSMGESLRVHILHNVTRVWPQEDWAQVPVNNLTGASHDLSFDVAAGDTLRFVLDHGTSPDTDIVAWMPRITYLASESPRDSSVVRIRCGTSQSYTDTTGNVWSEDKYFTGGDAVSSVRAIQGTLPATGDYPLYQSGRQGIDFSYAIPVKPGLYTARIKLAETQFDWSFQRPINVHINGRVLLENFDVCHAAKGPGRACDRVFRNLAPNADGQLVLRFTGGFEPSQETGEALVHAIEILPETNPTVRINCGSTVPFIDWNSYIWSADPSESASLHSDAPVAQASPTLYDQTLYQSARTGKTLVYTVPAPPGVYSVHLKFAELWLTETGQRPMSIEVNGFPIRDNWDPAQAAGQIGMAADIRTQAITPDSNGNITIRITATGANDAIIQGIEIE